CTCGCTACCTCTTTAGCTGCTTGAATTGCTCTTGATGGAATCGTTCATACGAACCCCACACAGTATACGAAGCTTGGCTGAGTCGGAGGAATGACCATGGAGTCAACTATTAGGCGTCACCGCATGTTCAGTGCTGATTTGCTCTTTCTGTTGGAACAATGGATAGCTTTACTACTTGGTATCAGCTGTCTCGTGGTGTTCGCGTGGACAGCCTTAGATCGATACAGTGCGTTTTACGTTTGGCATTTACTCCATTTCAACACAACAACACTTGTTTCAATTGGTTGGCTTTTGACGATCGCCATCGGACTCATTGGAGTCGCACTAATGCGATTCGCATTCTATAAACAAGGCGAACCGGAGCTTGATGAAAAGTCTTCGGGTGAGAGAGGTGAAATGACGTCTGGCAATTCAGCAGAAAACTCAACAGCTGCGCCGATTGCTACAACGAAGCGGGATCGGTGAAAAAGAGCAGCGCTGGGTACCAAAAAGCTCTATTGCGCCCCAGGGGAAAACGGCTATCTTCGGATAGGACGGAATTGGTATCCATAAACGCTCTTGTCGCCAGCTTGGAAGTACTGACAAGCTGGCACGGGGATAGACCAATCCTCAAATCGCGTCATACGCGTCGGAATATTCGGCACCGTCGTTCAGGATGACGGTAGGCTGCCGCTGTCCTCCAGGGGTGCGTTGCTTGCGGCGACCGCATCAAAGAAGGAGAGCGCCGCATAATGGAACGCGCGAAGCTACCTTGAGCAAATCATGTACCGCCGCAGCAACTACCTGTCGTACACAAAATTTAGTGCCGAGGTAACGAATGAACCACCGAGGCATGACTGCTCTGATCACAGGCGCTTCGGCTGGTTTAGGCGAGGCGTTTGCACTACAACTGGCTAAACAAGGCGCAGACCTTGTTCTGGTAGCCCGTTCTAGAAACAAGCTGAACCTACTGGCGGAGACGTTGCGTGGGGAAGCTAATGGGCAGGTCACCGTCTTAGCCGCTGATCTTTCATCGGCCGATGCAGTCGACAATCTGATCGCCGAAGTCATACTCCGTGATCTCAAAATAGATATCTTGGTGAACAACGCCGGACTTGGGGTTTTTGAAGACTTCCTCGCCACGACCTTTGCTCAGCAGGTACAGCAAGTCGATTTGAATGTACGCGCTCTAGTTGCGCTCACTCATGCCTTTGCTCCCGGAATGGTGGAAAGGCGCTGCGGCGGAGTCATCAACATCGCTTCGACCGCCGCCTTTCAACCGCTGGCTGGTGCAAGTGTGTATGCAGCGTCCAAGGCTTTCGTTCTCTCGTTCACTGAGGCGCTCTCTCTGGAACTTGAGAAGACCGGCGTGACAATCACTGCAGCCTGTCCCGGACCCGTTGCGACACACTTCTTTGCCAAGATGAATCCCACACTGAACGCAAAACAAATGGACCAGCCCACGCCGGTCGTTCGTGACATCCTGCGCGGATTCGAGCGGGGGGAGAGGGTGGTCTATCCCGGCAAGCTGGCGAACCGCCTCGGTACTTGGGGTGCCAGGTTCCTTCCGCGGAACATGATCTTGCGCCTTGCCCTCAAGACGACCAGCAAGCTCAACCAAAGCTAGTATTTTCAGGAGACAAGATGACGCAAACGAAGAGTGCAGTCGATAAAGTCAAAATTGGCAGTACGGCGGTGGGCGCACTCGCGGTGGGGGCGGTTGCTTTTGAAGCAATGGCTATCGGTGTACTCGCTTTGGGTACCATGACCGTGAGGCGCTTGGGAGTGATGGAAGCACGCATCGAGAACCTCTCGATCGGTACGTTGACCGTGGATCATCTGGACGTTCGGGTCCAGTAAATTGACGAAAGATCAGCACTTCTGGATAACTAAGGATAAACGCGCTTCTCGGGAGTTGATCTTTTCACTGACAGCTGACTTGTCAGGACTGAGGCAGAAGCAACGGACCGTTACATGGTGGATGGCGGTTTAGCCAGTATCGAAAGAAAACAGCCCTGCATAATTCCTGTTGGGCTTGAGAACTCTGACGGAACGGAATGTGTGAGGCACCAACCTCAAATTCGTCCATTCACGCCTGTCAAATGGCTGCGTGACAAGAGGCGTGCCTTGAGGATTGGCCCTGCACTCGACTATCATCTCAAAAACCTGCAACTCTCCGTCAAAGCCATGGAGAGCTTTTGGCCGAATGACTGACTGAAAGTTTCCCCAGAAGGCATGAACGCGTTATGACGATTTGGCCTCATGGTAGTGCCGAGATGGCCGAAGGTATCCCCGCGCAGCACTGGTCAGTGCTGCTAAAACTCAGTGATTTGATCATCGAGATGAACGATCCAGACGATCTGGGCTACGGGGCATCTGAAATCCTAGGACGCGCGTTGAGTGTGAGCCGTGTTGGATACTCAGCCATCGATCCAGACAAGGAAACGCTTCACACCTCGAAAGATTGGTGTGCGCCGGGAGTCTTGTCGTTCGCCGGGATGCTTCAGCTTCGCGACTATACTCCCTTCATTGAAAGCCTCAGGCGCGGCGAGTTCATAGCGATCAATGATGTGCGAGAGGACGAACGAACCGCCGTGGCTGCGGCATCCCTGGAGAGTGCGAGCGCGCGTTCGCTCGTCAATGTTCCGGTGATCGAGCTAGGGCGTCTTAGGGCGGTGATGTACGTCAATCATGCCAAACAACGCATTTGGTCGAAAGATGAATTGTTATTAATCCAAGAGGTGGCTCGTCGCACGCGAACGGCTATGGGGCGCCTAGCGGCGGAAGCCAAGATACGCGCCAGCGAAGAGCAACTACGTGCCGAGCGAGGCCGTCTGCTTGATCTTTTTCGTCAAGCGCCCGTATTCATGACTGTTCTAAGTGGGCCAGAACACACCTTTGAGATGACGAACCGGCTCTACGATGAACTGATTGGAAACCGAGATGCGGTCGGCAAGCCGGTTCGCGAAGCAATACCCGAAGCTGTCGATCAGGGGTTCATTGGCCTACTTGACCAGGTCTATCAGAGCGGTGAAGTGTTCCGTGCAAACGGAATATCAATCGACCTCGCTCGAACGAAAGGCGAGCACCTGGAACGCCGTTATATCGATTTCGTGTACCAGCCGATCAAGAAAATTGACGGGAGCACTACCGGCATCATCGCCGTCGGAGTCGATGTCACAGGCCGCAAGACAACCGAGAATGCGCTACAGCAACAGCAGGAGCGTTTCAGCTTTGCCACCACGGCGGCGGGTGTCGGGTACTGGTTTTGCGACTTACCGTTTGCCGAGCTCATTTGGGACAACTGTGTTAAAGAACACTTTTGGTTGGCGTCCGACACGCGCGTCACAATCGAGACCTTCTATGCGGTTATCCATCCAGACGACCGCGAGTCGACGCGACAGGCTATCGAAACTTCAATTGCGTGCAAGACGACCTACGATACGGTGTACCGAACTGTGGCGCCGGACGGAAAACTCAAGTGGATCAGGGCCATCGGACGAACTGGCTACGGCGAGGACGGGGATCCGATCCGCTTCGACGGCATCACGATTGACATTACACATCAGAGGCAGTCGGAGGAAGCGCTACTCAGAAATGAGAAGCTGGCGGTCGTTGGTCGCATGGCGGCAAGCATCTCACATGAGATCAACAATCCGCTTGAGTCGGTGACGAACCTTCTCTATCTGATACGCACCCATGCTGAAGCCAGTGACAGCCTGTCAGGGTACGCGGAACAGGCAGAGGAGGAACTTGCCCGCGTTTCTCAGATCGTGACGCATACCTTGCAATTCAACCGGGAGAGTACCGCACCCCAAGAACAAAACCTCTCGACTCTGATGGAGTCTGCGGTAGCCATTTACAGTGCCCGACTTACGCAATCAGGGGTTCGATTGGTACGTGACTACCGAGAGCAACAAACGGTTTTCTGCATGCAATCCGAAATCCGACAGGTGCTATCGAATCTGATCGGGAACGCCTATGACGCTTCGAAAAGAGGAGGAACGCTGACCCTTCGCACACGAGATTCCTTCAATTGGCAGACAAGCAAGAAGTGTGTCCGAGTGACGATTGCGGATACAGGACATGGTATGGATATGAAGACGCGCTCGCGGATATTCGACCCGTTCTTTACCACGAAGGGACTCAACGGAACGGGCCTGGGACTTTGGGTGAGCGCTGAAATTCTGAATAGGCATAAGGCCAGCATTCGCGTGAAGAGTCGGCGGCTTGAAGAGTTCGGGGGAACGGTCTTCTCGCTCTCGTTTCCATGTAGCCCGCACCAATAGCGGCTGCACGAGATTGGTAGCGATAAACGCTGTTCTCGTCACTGAAGCGCCGCAGGCAGTAAAGGAGAAGGTGCAGGAGGGGGAACGTCTCCTGCCGCCCGCAGCGCAGGCGTCTGGAAGCAGAACAAATGGGGCTGCCGATTGGCAGCCCCATCCGGCAGAACGGACTTCAAGCCGCTTTCTTAGCCTTGGTCACCGCCTTCGGAGGTTTCTTCGACTTCTCTTTCGCGGCGAACTCCTGCTTAACCTTGAGCGCGATGGCGTCCGTGTCCACCTTGTACAGGGTCGCCGCTTCCTGGAGCACCTGAGCCGGGTTCTGCCGGGTACTCATATAGAGAATGGTGGTTTCGACCAATACGCTCCCCAACACGCTCTCTTCGGCACGACGGAGATAGGCCGCAAAGAGTTTACCGAGAGAGTCGGTGTCCTTGGCCTTCTTTATGCCGTACCTGCGGGCGATGATAGACAGACGGTTGTCGTCCAACACGGAAGCCAGCCGCTCGGCAACGAAGAGCAAGTCGCGTTTCATCAACCGCACCGGGACAGCTTCGGCGATGGCAGCAAGAGTGCGGATGCCTGTGGTGTTGGCAATCGCAATCTCCCTGCGCTGGCGCTCCTCCTGCGCCTTTGCTTTCGGGTCGTCCGCAACCTTCTGCGAACGCGGCTTGGGCGCCAGAGCCGTGATCCGCCTAACGCCAACACTCCTTCTACACTCAGGATCTGAATGCTTATAAGGTGCTGTCGAGGGTGCTGAAAACTTGGCATACGCGGTTTGAATGCTCATTACCATCTTCGATCGCCATCGATGCTCATTTACCGGAAGCCTGGTTGGGTGCAGGCTTATTGAGAGAACGGTGAGACGTCGAGCGGCTGCAGGTGCACTGATGCGGCGCGGAGGCGCTGTAACTGAAAACGGTGATGCACTAGGTGAACGGATAAGAAGTTAAGCACTGCTTGCATACTCATCCACCCACCTACCGGATGATGGAAGAGCGCCATGCCATGAGGGCCGGCGAGGAGCCGATCGACATTTTGGGCAAGTTTGGCACGGACCTCTAGCCATTCCGCCGTGAGGATCGGCAGTTGGACATCTATGCCGGGAGGACAACGCTGGCGGTGGAGGGAACCTTAACTTTGCGGTCGGAGCGGAAAAGGCCCTCGAGGAACCGGGTGCGCAGGTGGTCTATCGGCCGATACGGTGCAGTTGATGCTCGTTGCTGTAGGTCACGAGGAGGATTTCGCGTTCGGTGCGGATGAGGTGGTCCACCATCTGGAGGGCTGACCATTCGTTGGAAGTGGGGCGGAAGGCGAGCCGCTCGGATGCCCAATGGCTGAGCTCGTCGATGAGCTCGCGCTTCTGCTGTTCGATCATAGCGAAGTTAGCCATGGGAAGTTGGGTACAGCATACCTCAGGAGATATGGCTCACGTGGTACGCTTTTGACCCGACGAAAACGGGGGAGAGGTATGTGGCGGCGGCTCCGAAGGAGAACTTTGGCCTAAAGATCGGTAGGCTTCAATTTGATCCCCTTTGCTGAAATCGCTCCGGGCCATGAAAAGGTACAGGTCTCACTATGTTCAGTGACATCCTCCCCACCGGGTTCCACTGAGCAATCACTGCAGGCGTCCGTGTCGGTTCAATCGATGCGAGCCGCAGATTACTGGCAAGGGGATCGCGTAAATGAGATGTGCAATCTGTGACGTTGGACGAAATGCGAGAAGAATTGCTTGAACGCTTCCTATGCGGGTGAAGAGGAGACCGAGATGCGCTCTCCCTCGTCGGAAGTGAAGAGAATAGGGCACAATCTGATGAAAGTTCGGTTAAGCCGCACTCGTCCTGTCTATTGCACTGTCAATATCATTGGTTGCATGTGGACTAATCCTGTTGTGGTCGCGGCGGTCACCTGAACCGTGTAGTTGCCAGCTGTCGCTCCTGCGTTGGTGGCCGTCCCGATCGTCTGGTTGACTCCTGCTCCACATCCTGCGATAAGAAGCGTGAAGGCTGCCATGACAAAGGCTGCGCCGAACCTGCCCAATCTCCTGTGGAAAAATAGAAGGATGCCGGAGATCGGAAGGAGGAGATAGGCAGTTGAAGTCGTGGAGGAGACTACTGTAATTGTCATGCTGCCGGTAGCTGCAGCGGTGGGGTTCAGCGTGGCGGGCGAAAAGCTGCAGGCGGCACTGGCAGGAAGACCGGAGCAGCTGAGTTTCAGTTGCTGGTTGAATCCGTTTTGCGGGGCGATGGTAAAGCCAATCTGTCCGGAGGCTCCCGGTGCCAAAGTCATTGCACTTTGACTCAGCTGCAGCGAAAAGTCCTGTGGAGCCGGTGGTGGCGGTGCCGAAGCAGCCACGCTAATCGTTAGCGGAGCTGAGACAGATGCAGCGTCGTTGGCATCTCCGCTGTAGTTCGCGACGATGGTTTGAGCGCCTGCGTTGAGGGTAGTGGTGATGCTGGCAAGTCCATGAGAGAGCGACACGGCGCCGAGTGTGTCGGTGGCGTCGCTGAATGTGACAGTTCCGGTCGCGGACGGGGTCGAGGTGTTTACTGTCGCGGTGAGGGTGAGAGTTTGACCTGCAGTGAGTTGAGTCGAGGACGCGTTGAGGATTGTGGTGGTGCTCGAGGCGGCTGGTGGTTGAGGCACAACGGGCGGAGTAACGGGAGGCTCTGTCACGGCTACGGTCAGGATGGAAGAGGTTGAGGCTGCGTAAGTCGCTTCGCCGTTGTAAACAGCTACGATGCTATGAACTCCGACGGCAAGATTGGAGTCAATGAAAGTAGCGGCTCCATTTGCAAGGG
The nucleotide sequence above comes from Tunturibacter empetritectus. Encoded proteins:
- a CDS encoding SDR family NAD(P)-dependent oxidoreductase, which produces MTALITGASAGLGEAFALQLAKQGADLVLVARSRNKLNLLAETLRGEANGQVTVLAADLSSADAVDNLIAEVILRDLKIDILVNNAGLGVFEDFLATTFAQQVQQVDLNVRALVALTHAFAPGMVERRCGGVINIASTAAFQPLAGASVYAASKAFVLSFTEALSLELEKTGVTITAACPGPVATHFFAKMNPTLNAKQMDQPTPVVRDILRGFERGERVVYPGKLANRLGTWGARFLPRNMILRLALKTTSKLNQS
- a CDS encoding ATP-binding protein, whose product is MAEGIPAQHWSVLLKLSDLIIEMNDPDDLGYGASEILGRALSVSRVGYSAIDPDKETLHTSKDWCAPGVLSFAGMLQLRDYTPFIESLRRGEFIAINDVREDERTAVAAASLESASARSLVNVPVIELGRLRAVMYVNHAKQRIWSKDELLLIQEVARRTRTAMGRLAAEAKIRASEEQLRAERGRLLDLFRQAPVFMTVLSGPEHTFEMTNRLYDELIGNRDAVGKPVREAIPEAVDQGFIGLLDQVYQSGEVFRANGISIDLARTKGEHLERRYIDFVYQPIKKIDGSTTGIIAVGVDVTGRKTTENALQQQQERFSFATTAAGVGYWFCDLPFAELIWDNCVKEHFWLASDTRVTIETFYAVIHPDDRESTRQAIETSIACKTTYDTVYRTVAPDGKLKWIRAIGRTGYGEDGDPIRFDGITIDITHQRQSEEALLRNEKLAVVGRMAASISHEINNPLESVTNLLYLIRTHAEASDSLSGYAEQAEEELARVSQIVTHTLQFNRESTAPQEQNLSTLMESAVAIYSARLTQSGVRLVRDYREQQTVFCMQSEIRQVLSNLIGNAYDASKRGGTLTLRTRDSFNWQTSKKCVRVTIADTGHGMDMKTRSRIFDPFFTTKGLNGTGLGLWVSAEILNRHKASIRVKSRRLEEFGGTVFSLSFPCSPHQ